The following are from one region of the Actinoplanes sp. L3-i22 genome:
- a CDS encoding STAS domain-containing protein — protein MEFGCTIERHDDRVVIVPEGDIDADTVGALRQVLRQTIETPGFTQLEVDMHQVAFLDSTGLGALVATRKAALARGITFRLTEFGPMVRMLLQVTHLEEVLTGEPATNS, from the coding sequence ATGGAATTCGGATGCACGATCGAACGGCACGACGATCGGGTCGTCATCGTGCCCGAGGGCGACATCGACGCGGACACCGTCGGCGCACTGCGCCAGGTCCTCCGCCAGACGATCGAGACCCCCGGCTTCACCCAGCTCGAGGTCGACATGCACCAGGTCGCGTTCCTGGACTCGACCGGGCTCGGCGCGCTCGTCGCCACCCGCAAGGCCGCCCTGGCCCGCGGGATCACGTTCCGGCTGACCGAGTTCGGCCCGATGGTGCGCATGCTGCTGCAGGTCACCCACCTCGAAGAGGTGCTGACCGGCGAGCCCGCCACCAACAGCTAG
- a CDS encoding PPOX class F420-dependent oxidoreductase, with translation MTDLPTRLIDLLEAPSPCLIATTNPDGSPQLTQTWVDTDGKHVLINTVRGFRKLRNIERDPRVAVSVLDGADPSNYYSLAGTVISTDTEGARESIDRISRKYTGGPYQNYGGGEQTRVLLTIRVDRVVHAPWH, from the coding sequence GTGACCGACCTGCCGACCCGGCTCATCGACCTGCTCGAGGCACCCAGCCCGTGCCTGATCGCCACCACCAACCCGGACGGATCGCCGCAGCTCACCCAGACCTGGGTGGACACCGACGGCAAGCACGTCCTGATCAACACCGTGCGGGGTTTCCGCAAGCTGCGCAACATCGAGCGGGACCCGCGGGTCGCGGTCAGCGTGCTCGACGGCGCCGACCCGTCCAACTACTACTCGCTGGCCGGCACGGTGATCAGCACGGACACCGAGGGCGCCCGGGAGAGCATCGACCGGATCTCGCGGAAGTACACCGGCGGGCCCTACCAGAACTACGGCGGCGGCGAGCAGACCCGCGTGCTGCTGACGATCCGGGTCGACCGCGTGGTCCACGCGCCCTGGCACTGA
- a CDS encoding EAL domain-containing protein, translating into MPDIHEVLDRRLITPVFQPLVDLTFGRVLGFEALSRGPAGTPLEMPTALFAAARAAGREAELDWICRAAAYRVALRAGFGPELNLFVNMEPTAWRADCPADLAPIVAQARHRLRVVTEMTERVIAHDPAALLAATASCRESGWGVALDDVGADPMSLALMPFVHPDVVKLDMQLLRAPDDPNTARVVAAVAAYAESSGAIVLAEGIETIEQVAVARSMGATVGQGFWFGVPGPLPADLPYASALPNVPRSTGDARTPFQVVAAERPVTRTSKAQLMSMSRHLEALAGDGPEPPVLLACFQDARHFTPATATRFTRIAAHSPFVAAVGSGLSDEPAPGVRGAHLDAADTMHGEWNVIVVGPHRAAALVARDLGDDGPDRSRRFDFALTHDRRLVVAAARSLLRCLAPVPVLSGPG; encoded by the coding sequence GTGCCCGACATCCACGAAGTGCTCGACCGGCGACTGATCACACCGGTGTTCCAGCCCCTGGTCGACCTGACCTTCGGTCGGGTGCTCGGGTTCGAGGCGCTCAGCCGGGGCCCGGCCGGCACCCCGCTGGAGATGCCGACGGCGCTGTTCGCCGCGGCGCGCGCGGCCGGCCGGGAGGCCGAGCTCGACTGGATCTGCCGGGCCGCCGCCTACCGGGTGGCGCTGCGGGCCGGGTTCGGGCCGGAGCTGAACCTGTTCGTCAACATGGAGCCGACCGCGTGGCGCGCGGACTGCCCGGCCGACCTCGCGCCGATCGTCGCGCAGGCCCGGCATCGGCTGCGGGTGGTCACCGAGATGACCGAGCGGGTCATCGCGCACGACCCGGCGGCGCTGCTCGCGGCGACCGCGAGCTGCCGGGAGAGCGGGTGGGGCGTCGCCCTCGACGACGTCGGCGCCGACCCGATGTCGCTGGCGCTGATGCCGTTCGTGCACCCGGACGTGGTGAAGCTGGACATGCAGCTGCTGCGGGCGCCGGACGACCCGAACACCGCCCGGGTGGTGGCCGCGGTCGCCGCGTACGCCGAGTCCAGCGGCGCGATCGTGCTCGCCGAGGGGATCGAGACGATCGAGCAGGTGGCGGTCGCGCGGAGCATGGGCGCGACGGTCGGGCAGGGCTTCTGGTTCGGCGTGCCCGGACCGTTGCCGGCCGACCTGCCGTACGCCAGCGCGCTGCCGAACGTGCCCAGGTCGACGGGGGACGCGCGGACGCCGTTCCAGGTGGTGGCGGCGGAGCGGCCGGTCACCCGGACGTCGAAGGCCCAGTTGATGTCGATGAGCCGGCACCTGGAAGCGCTGGCCGGCGACGGCCCGGAGCCACCGGTCCTGCTCGCCTGCTTCCAGGACGCCCGGCACTTCACGCCGGCGACCGCCACCCGGTTCACCCGGATCGCCGCGCACAGCCCGTTCGTCGCCGCGGTCGGCTCCGGGCTCAGCGACGAGCCGGCCCCGGGCGTCCGCGGCGCGCACCTCGACGCCGCGGACACCATGCACGGCGAGTGGAACGTGATCGTGGTCGGTCCGCACCGGGCGGCCGCCCTGGTCGCCCGGGACCTGGGCGACGACGGTCCGGACCGGAGTCGGCGGTTCGACTTCGCGCTCACCCACGACCGCCGGCTGGTCGTCGCGGCGGCCCGCTCGCTGCTGCGCTGCCTGGCGCCGGTGCCCGTGCTCAGCGGGCCGGGCTAG
- a CDS encoding anti-sigma factor RsbA family regulatory protein, producing the protein MRDHPALLYQDIDDFLRGATAFARAAVTAGEAVLAAVPDKNLAALQDALADLDGEIRYVDMTVAGRNPGRIIPGTLLPFAALHAGRPVAIIQEVVWPGRTAVEYPACLQHEALLDLVVPGAVLCPYDAAGLPDAWVRDVWCTHPAIIAAGERRASALYNPAAGLGEPLPPVPAGAATTAFATVADLTAVRGFTGWHARQAGLSEIRAEDLVVAVNELAENTILHSPGGGVVAVWSEPHVLVCQVDDGGQIIDPLAGRIPPSATSEGGRGLLLANQLCDFVRIDTRPGATSIRLHMDSVR; encoded by the coding sequence GTGAGGGACCACCCAGCGCTGCTCTACCAGGACATCGACGACTTCCTCCGAGGCGCCACGGCGTTCGCGCGGGCCGCGGTGACGGCCGGCGAGGCGGTGCTGGCCGCGGTGCCGGACAAGAACCTGGCCGCCCTGCAGGACGCCCTCGCCGACCTGGACGGTGAGATCCGCTACGTCGACATGACGGTCGCCGGCCGCAACCCCGGGCGGATCATCCCCGGGACCCTGCTGCCGTTCGCCGCCCTGCACGCCGGCCGGCCGGTGGCGATCATCCAGGAGGTGGTCTGGCCGGGTCGGACCGCCGTCGAATACCCGGCCTGCCTCCAGCACGAGGCGCTGCTCGACCTGGTCGTGCCCGGTGCGGTGCTGTGCCCGTACGACGCGGCCGGTCTGCCGGACGCGTGGGTGCGGGACGTGTGGTGCACCCATCCGGCGATCATCGCGGCGGGGGAGCGGCGGGCCAGCGCGCTCTACAACCCGGCGGCCGGTCTCGGCGAGCCACTCCCGCCGGTGCCGGCCGGCGCGGCGACGACCGCCTTCGCGACGGTGGCGGACCTGACCGCGGTCCGGGGCTTCACCGGGTGGCACGCCCGGCAGGCCGGCCTCTCCGAGATCCGGGCCGAGGACCTGGTCGTCGCGGTCAACGAGCTGGCCGAGAACACCATCCTGCACAGTCCCGGCGGCGGGGTGGTCGCGGTCTGGTCCGAGCCGCACGTGCTGGTCTGCCAGGTCGACGACGGCGGTCAGATCATCGACCCGCTGGCCGGCCGGATCCCGCCGTCGGCGACCAGCGAGGGCGGGCGCGGCCTGCTGCTGGCCAACCAGCTGTGCGACTTCGTCCGGATCGACACGCGCCCGGGCGCGACGAGCATCCGCCTGCACATGGACTCGGTGCGGTGA
- a CDS encoding SigB/SigF/SigG family RNA polymerase sigma factor, which translates to MRYAAIDNETEPATTLVETPRDDPSWSWKRGEAITAWLPMARRLARRYASRGVELEDLVQVATVGLIKAIDGFAPDRGAEFTGYAIPTILGELRRHFRDRMWNIRVPRRLQELNMGINRARTELIQTLGRVPTVADIARHLGVGEEAVIEGLEGAYAYRPTSLSTPITADGDAELGDTLGAPDPGFEEAELHLALGPALAVLTERERTIVTLRFYGNLTQSQIGEQVGVSQMHVSRLLTQALVKLRGHLGPDTH; encoded by the coding sequence ATGCGCTACGCAGCGATCGACAACGAGACCGAGCCGGCCACCACGCTGGTCGAGACCCCGCGCGACGACCCGTCCTGGTCGTGGAAGCGCGGCGAGGCGATCACCGCGTGGCTGCCGATGGCCCGCCGGCTGGCCCGGCGCTACGCCAGCCGCGGCGTCGAGCTGGAGGACCTGGTCCAGGTCGCCACGGTCGGTCTGATCAAGGCGATCGACGGTTTCGCGCCGGACCGCGGCGCCGAGTTCACCGGCTACGCGATCCCGACCATCCTCGGCGAGCTGCGCCGGCACTTCCGGGACCGGATGTGGAACATCCGGGTGCCGCGCCGCCTGCAGGAACTCAACATGGGGATCAACCGGGCGCGCACCGAGCTGATCCAGACGCTCGGCCGGGTCCCGACCGTCGCCGACATCGCCCGGCACCTGGGGGTCGGCGAGGAAGCGGTGATCGAGGGGCTGGAGGGGGCGTACGCGTACCGCCCCACCTCGCTGTCCACCCCGATCACCGCGGACGGCGACGCCGAGCTCGGCGACACCCTCGGCGCCCCCGACCCCGGGTTCGAGGAGGCCGAGCTGCACCTCGCGCTCGGTCCCGCGCTGGCCGTCCTGACCGAGCGCGAACGGACGATCGTCACGCTGCGCTTCTACGGCAACCTGACCCAGAGCCAGATCGGCGAGCAGGTCGGGGTGTCCCAGATGCACGTGTCCCGGCTGCTCACCCAGGCGCTCGTCAAGCTGCGCGGCCATCTGGGGCCGGACACTCACTAA
- a CDS encoding RtcB family protein: MRQINERLINWASLLEDETLKQAEKASRMPFIHPHIALMPDAHLGKGATVGSVIPTRGALIPAAVGVDIGCGMAAVRTQYRVEDLHPDLSGLRTAIERAVPLSAGGYNTVLTESARRRVDRLAAQAPFDPAGYAPNWRLQLGSLGSGNHFIEVCRDEHGRVWLFLHSGSRGVGNKIASHHIEVARKLMAERGIELPDRDLAYLEEGTEEFDAYLRELRWAQDFALANRDEMMDRVVACFAAFAGGPVRELERVQCHHNYTERETHYGETVWLSRKGAINAAAGVPGLIPGSMGDASYVVVGKGNAEALNSSPHGAGRAYSRSKARKTFTREQLRTAMKGIEYRDTDAFLDEIPQAYKPIDVVMRDAADLVTIRHTLRQLVNVKGD; the protein is encoded by the coding sequence GTGCGGCAGATCAACGAGCGACTGATCAACTGGGCGAGCCTGCTCGAGGACGAGACGCTGAAGCAGGCCGAGAAGGCGTCCCGGATGCCCTTCATCCACCCGCACATCGCGCTGATGCCGGACGCGCACCTCGGCAAGGGCGCCACGGTCGGGTCGGTGATCCCGACCCGGGGCGCGCTGATCCCGGCCGCGGTCGGCGTCGACATCGGCTGCGGGATGGCCGCCGTCCGCACCCAGTACCGGGTCGAGGACCTGCACCCGGACCTCAGCGGCTTGCGCACCGCGATCGAGCGGGCGGTCCCGCTCTCGGCCGGCGGCTACAACACCGTGCTGACCGAGTCCGCCCGCCGCCGCGTCGACCGGCTCGCCGCGCAGGCGCCCTTCGACCCGGCCGGCTACGCGCCGAACTGGCGGCTGCAGCTCGGCTCGCTGGGCAGCGGCAACCACTTCATCGAGGTGTGCCGGGACGAGCACGGCCGGGTCTGGCTGTTCCTGCACTCCGGCTCGCGCGGCGTCGGCAACAAGATCGCGAGCCATCACATCGAGGTCGCGCGCAAGCTGATGGCCGAGCGCGGGATCGAACTGCCGGACCGCGACCTCGCCTACCTCGAGGAGGGCACCGAGGAGTTCGACGCGTACCTGCGCGAGCTGCGCTGGGCGCAGGACTTCGCGCTGGCCAACCGCGACGAGATGATGGACCGCGTGGTGGCGTGCTTCGCCGCGTTCGCCGGCGGGCCGGTGCGCGAGCTGGAGCGGGTGCAGTGCCACCACAACTACACCGAGCGGGAGACCCACTACGGCGAGACGGTGTGGCTGTCCCGCAAGGGCGCGATCAACGCGGCCGCCGGCGTGCCCGGCCTGATCCCCGGGTCGATGGGCGACGCGTCCTACGTGGTCGTCGGCAAGGGCAACGCCGAGGCGCTGAACTCGTCACCGCACGGGGCCGGCCGGGCGTACTCGCGCTCGAAGGCCCGCAAGACCTTCACCCGGGAGCAGCTGCGCACCGCGATGAAGGGCATCGAGTACCGCGACACCGACGCGTTCCTGGACGAGATCCCGCAGGCCTACAAGCCGATCGACGTGGTGATGCGGGACGCGGCGGACCTGGTCACGATCCGCCACACCCTGCGTCAGCTGGTCAACGTCAAGGGCGACTAG
- a CDS encoding response regulator — MTTARALHVLLVDDDEADVLMVEEALETADVPPIVTRVADGRQALDFLRNRGVYAEAHRPDLVLLDLNMPRMNGHEVLAAMKQDEELRTIPVVVLTTSSAREDVTASYREHASAFVTKPMDYPSFEIAVRTISDFFQSAALAEQERSAVILPFRPRR; from the coding sequence ATGACCACCGCTCGAGCCCTGCACGTGCTTCTCGTCGACGACGACGAGGCGGACGTCCTGATGGTCGAGGAGGCGCTCGAGACGGCCGACGTCCCGCCGATCGTGACCCGGGTCGCGGACGGGCGGCAGGCGCTCGACTTCCTGCGCAACCGGGGCGTCTACGCCGAGGCGCACCGCCCTGACCTGGTGCTTCTCGACCTGAACATGCCGCGGATGAACGGTCACGAGGTGCTCGCCGCGATGAAGCAGGACGAGGAGCTGCGGACCATCCCGGTGGTCGTGCTGACCACCTCGTCGGCGCGCGAGGACGTGACGGCCAGTTACCGCGAGCACGCCAGCGCGTTCGTGACCAAGCCGATGGACTACCCGTCGTTCGAGATCGCGGTGCGGACGATCAGCGACTTCTTCCAGTCGGCCGCGCTGGCCGAGCAGGAGCGGAGCGCGGTCATCCTGCCGTTCCGGCCCCGGCGTTGA